A stretch of the Comamonas testosteroni TK102 genome encodes the following:
- a CDS encoding LysR family transcriptional regulator: MHIHARSIRYFDMIRRCGSIREAARHLHVASSAVNRQLLQLEDEIGSPLFERLSSGLRLTAAGEVFSRHVITVLQDEHRLSTELELLRGVRRGSVSVAAVEGLNADLMPAVLTQMHRRYPTIQIHVRTCGSQQAAQAVIQGDADVGIGFSVKRHDNLRQCTMGRFALGAIVPPKHPIAQLERVDFAQCATFPLILPTPELSMHDLLQPLLAHHKRALQVLLETSSIELAKSLAERGVGIFFQSRLGLERELREGRLVHVPLDTPTTLYSELGVYVRAGRTLPSALDAFNRIAADAIESREDEESVALREWVARTQTAAAAASARS, encoded by the coding sequence ATGCATATTCACGCCCGCTCCATTCGCTATTTCGACATGATTCGCCGTTGCGGCTCCATACGCGAGGCCGCACGCCATCTGCATGTGGCTTCGTCGGCAGTCAACCGCCAGTTGCTGCAGCTTGAGGACGAAATCGGCAGCCCGCTGTTCGAGCGCCTGAGCTCGGGCCTGCGGCTCACGGCCGCTGGCGAAGTGTTTTCGCGCCATGTGATCACGGTGCTGCAGGACGAGCACCGCCTCAGCACCGAACTGGAGCTGCTGCGCGGCGTGCGTCGCGGCTCGGTCAGCGTGGCCGCCGTGGAAGGCCTGAACGCCGACCTGATGCCGGCCGTGCTCACGCAGATGCACAGGCGCTACCCCACGATTCAGATTCATGTGCGCACCTGCGGCTCCCAGCAGGCGGCACAGGCCGTGATTCAGGGCGATGCGGACGTGGGCATAGGCTTTTCGGTCAAGCGCCACGACAATCTGCGCCAATGCACCATGGGCCGCTTTGCGCTGGGTGCCATCGTGCCGCCCAAGCACCCGATTGCCCAGCTGGAGCGTGTGGACTTTGCGCAATGCGCGACCTTTCCGCTGATTCTGCCCACGCCCGAACTCTCCATGCACGACTTGCTGCAACCCTTGCTGGCGCACCACAAGCGTGCATTGCAGGTGTTGCTGGAAACCTCGTCCATCGAGCTGGCAAAGAGTCTTGCCGAACGCGGCGTGGGCATTTTCTTCCAGAGCCGCCTGGGGCTGGAGCGCGAGCTGCGCGAAGGCCGGCTGGTCCATGTGCCGCTGGATACCCCCACCACGCTGTACTCCGAACTCGGCGTCTATGTGCGTGCAGGACGCACGCTGCCATCGGCACTCGACGCCTTCAACCGCATCGCGGCCGATGCCATAGAAAGCCGCGAGGACGAGGAAAGCGTCGCCCTGCGTGAATGGGTGGCACGCACGCAGACCGCTGCTGCGGCGGCTTCCGCCAGGAGCTGA
- the hemH gene encoding ferrochelatase: MPSRFAPEPRFRHDQSARTGILLCNLGTPTAPTAAAVRPYLAEFLGDDRVVEIPKLAWWPILHGIILRTRPAKSAAKYATVWHEKDGSPLLHWTTRQATLLRGWLGERGHNVLVLPAMRYGTPSIAAQLDALKKDGATRILILPLYPQYSGTTTASVFDAVYEWARTQRHIPELRFVNRYHDDAGYIEALAQRIEAHWRGHGRGDKLVMSFHGVPERTLHLGDPYHCESHKTARLLAERLKLGKEQYLVTFQSRFGKAKWLEPYTEPSLIAMAQAGTRRVDVVCPGFTSDCLETLEEIKQEAREAFLHAGGQQFEYIDCLNDSAPWITALSDIAQRHMQGWPTGREDDAELNARAQHAKAAGAPL; the protein is encoded by the coding sequence ATGCCATCACGCTTTGCGCCCGAACCCCGCTTCCGTCACGACCAATCCGCACGCACCGGAATCCTGCTGTGCAATCTGGGCACGCCGACCGCCCCCACGGCTGCGGCAGTGCGCCCTTATCTGGCGGAGTTTCTCGGTGACGATCGCGTGGTCGAGATTCCCAAGCTCGCCTGGTGGCCGATTCTGCACGGCATCATCCTGCGCACCCGTCCGGCCAAGTCGGCCGCCAAGTACGCCACCGTCTGGCATGAAAAGGACGGCTCCCCGCTGCTGCACTGGACCACGCGCCAGGCCACCTTGCTGCGCGGCTGGCTGGGCGAGCGCGGCCACAATGTGCTGGTGCTGCCGGCCATGCGCTACGGCACGCCGTCCATTGCGGCCCAGCTGGATGCACTCAAGAAAGACGGCGCGACGCGCATCCTGATCCTGCCGCTGTACCCCCAGTATTCTGGCACGACCACGGCCAGCGTGTTCGATGCCGTCTATGAATGGGCCAGGACCCAGCGCCACATTCCCGAACTGCGTTTTGTCAACCGCTACCACGACGATGCCGGCTACATCGAAGCGCTGGCACAGCGCATCGAAGCCCACTGGCGCGGCCATGGTCGCGGGGACAAGCTGGTCATGAGCTTTCATGGTGTGCCAGAGCGCACCCTGCATCTGGGCGACCCCTATCACTGCGAATCGCACAAGACGGCACGCCTGCTGGCCGAGCGGCTCAAGCTCGGCAAGGAGCAGTATCTGGTGACCTTCCAGTCGCGCTTTGGCAAGGCCAAATGGCTGGAGCCCTATACCGAACCCTCGCTGATTGCCATGGCCCAGGCCGGCACCCGGCGTGTCGATGTGGTCTGCCCCGGCTTTACCAGCGACTGTCTGGAGACGCTGGAGGAAATCAAGCAGGAAGCGCGTGAAGCCTTTTTGCATGCGGGCGGCCAGCAGTTCGAGTACATAGACTGCCTCAACGACAGTGCACCCTGGATCACCGCACTCAGCGATATTGCCCAGCGGCATATGCAAGGCTGGCCCACCGGGCGCGAGGACGATGCCGAGCTCAATGCCCGCGCCCAGCACGCCAAGGCGGCCGGCGCGCCGCTGTAG
- a CDS encoding HAD family hydrolase: MQSQDTTAPAIETLQRLRHSGQIRAISLDLDDTLWPIWPTIAKAEGVLLQWLAQHAPCTAEHLGDTDKVRALRHEIVTLRPDLKADLSGLRRESIRLALTRAGDDPALAEPAFDEFFAARQRVELFDDALPALQFLSQRWPVVALSNGNANVHVVGIGEHFRASLSASTAGMAKPDTRFFQAAADAAGVAPEHVLHIGDDAQLDARGAMDAGMHAVWLNRGQVAWPCVGPEPHVTVASLWQLCQGLADR; the protein is encoded by the coding sequence ATGCAATCCCAAGACACCACAGCCCCTGCCATTGAAACCCTTCAGCGCCTGCGCCACAGCGGACAGATTCGCGCCATCAGCCTGGATCTGGACGACACGCTCTGGCCCATCTGGCCCACGATTGCCAAGGCAGAGGGCGTTTTGCTGCAGTGGCTCGCGCAGCATGCCCCCTGTACGGCCGAGCACCTGGGCGATACGGACAAGGTGCGCGCCTTGCGCCATGAAATCGTGACATTGCGCCCGGATCTGAAAGCCGACCTCAGCGGCCTGCGCCGCGAGTCCATCCGGCTGGCGCTGACCCGCGCCGGCGACGATCCTGCCCTGGCCGAACCGGCCTTTGACGAGTTCTTTGCCGCTCGCCAGCGGGTCGAACTGTTTGACGACGCCTTGCCGGCCTTGCAGTTTCTCTCGCAGCGCTGGCCGGTGGTGGCCCTGTCCAACGGCAATGCGAATGTGCATGTGGTGGGTATCGGCGAGCATTTTCGCGCCTCGCTGTCTGCCAGCACAGCCGGCATGGCCAAACCCGATACGCGGTTTTTCCAGGCCGCAGCGGATGCGGCCGGCGTGGCCCCCGAGCATGTGCTGCACATCGGCGACGATGCGCAGCTGGATGCCCGGGGCGCCATGGATGCGGGTATGCACGCAGTCTGGCTCAACCGCGGGCAGGTAGCATGGCCTTGCGTGGGTCCTGAACCCCACGTCACAGTCGCCAGCCTTTGGCAGTTGTGTCAGGGGCTGGCAGATCGTTGA
- a CDS encoding DUF2189 domain-containing protein — MPTCLSACLLTPPPLAPVRTIAWSRPLVWLSRALQDISKAPLISLAHGLALILIGAAILTLGHNRFWLMAGALSGFLVVGPLVATSLYAISRAIERGEVADWGLIRRTWTQWQSCHATGRGGYWCMVRFGALLALAATGWVLISASLITVMSPVRVQTLQDFIAHVVLARDGQLFVQWMALGSFLAAPIFASSVVAMPLMLDRRVTVRQAVLTSWSVVLANPGPMALWAALIVMLTLLGLGSYLLGLVVVMPLLGHASWHAYWDLVDAAAFPARDDAMVRAV, encoded by the coding sequence ATGCCTACCTGTCTGTCTGCCTGCCTTCTCACGCCACCTCCGCTGGCACCTGTGCGAACCATTGCCTGGAGCCGGCCTCTGGTGTGGCTGTCCAGAGCCTTGCAGGACATTTCTAAGGCTCCGTTAATCAGTCTGGCTCATGGTCTGGCCTTGATCCTGATCGGTGCAGCAATCCTGACCCTGGGGCACAATCGCTTCTGGTTGATGGCAGGAGCCTTGTCGGGCTTTCTGGTGGTGGGGCCTCTGGTGGCCACCAGCCTCTATGCCATCAGCCGGGCCATCGAGCGCGGTGAGGTGGCAGACTGGGGTCTGATCCGCCGCACCTGGACGCAATGGCAGAGCTGCCATGCCACGGGCCGGGGAGGGTACTGGTGCATGGTTCGGTTCGGCGCCTTGCTGGCGCTGGCGGCCACGGGCTGGGTGCTGATTTCTGCGTCGCTGATCACCGTGATGTCGCCCGTGCGTGTGCAAACCCTGCAGGATTTCATTGCGCATGTGGTGCTGGCCAGAGATGGTCAGCTGTTTGTGCAATGGATGGCTTTGGGCAGCTTTCTGGCTGCTCCGATTTTTGCGTCCAGCGTGGTGGCCATGCCGCTGATGCTGGACAGGCGAGTGACCGTGCGCCAGGCCGTGCTGACCAGTTGGTCCGTGGTGCTGGCCAACCCGGGCCCGATGGCCTTGTGGGCGGCGCTGATTGTGATGTTGACTTTGCTGGGCCTTGGCAGCTATCTGCTGGGGCTGGTGGTTGTGATGCCCCTGCTGGGCCATGCCAGCTGGCATGCCTATTGGGACCTGGTGGATGCCGCTGCATTCCCCGCCAGGGATGACGCGATGGTGCGTGCCG